The genomic segment TTGACCGACTAATTCCCCGGCTTCATTGGTAACTAAAAATTGACGAGTTGCGGTTTTTCCAATAATATAATCGTTGACAAAGGTTCGTAAAGAAAGGGTTTGAGGAACAATCGGATTTTCATCAACTAGGGCATCCTCTGCGGTAAATTGAGATAATTGATTGCGGAGGGTGGCATCTTTGGCTAAAATTCCGGCATTACTTAACAGGAACCAACCGATTAAAATTGTCCAGAAATTAATCGAACCTCCGGCAAATAGAGGTAAAAATCCTAATAAAATTGCTAACCAACCAAATCCTTGACCGACGCGACTGGCAAATACAATGCCTTTAAATTGATTACCTGTAATTTTCCAGATGAGTGCTTTGAGAATATTGCCACCATCGAGGGGTAAACCGGGAATTAAATTAAAGACCGCTAAAGCTAAATTGACATAAGCTAAGAGATTAATTAAGGCTGTTAATGGGGCTGCGATGGTTAAAGAAGAACCCATCAAAGTTAACCCAACAAACAGGAATAAACTCACTAATGGCCCAGCAATGGCAATCCAAAAAGCCCCAGCAGGTGTTTTTGCTTCTTGGTCTAAACTGGCTAATCCACCAAACAAAAATAAGCTAATTGATTTAACGTTAATTCCTTGTTTGATGGCGACAAAACTATGACCTAATTCATGGGCTAAAACAGAAGCAAATAACAGTAACGCAGCAATTAATCCTAATAGGAATGGCAGTCCTAAACCCAATTGGGGAAATTGGGCTGCTAAACTTCCGCCATAACTTAAGGTCATTAATGCCAGAACAATAAACCAGGAAACATTAATATAAAAAGGGATTCCGAATAAATTACCGACGCGAATAGAGCCATTCATGTTGGCTACCTCTCAACTCATCCAAAAGCCAATTCAACTTCTGGTTGTTCATAACCCTATCGTAACGAATTGTAAAAAAACTGAGCAATCCGCCCCAGGTTGTAAATACTAGACGATTGAGTACGGTTTTCCGCTTTGACAATCAAGAAATACTCAGGCATTGTTCTTATGAAATTGGGTTTCTCAACGTCCAATCTCGATTTTATCCCCTTAATTAGAACCGGAAACCCGGTTTCTGGGGTGAACTCTAAACTTGATAATAAGAACGATACCACTCTACAAATCGTTGGACTCCCACTTCAATTGAAGTATTGGGTTGAAAGTTTACATCTTGAATTAAAGCATCGACATCAGCATAGGTCATGGGCACATCTCCGGGTTGAATGGGCATAAAGTTTTTAATGGCAGGTTTACCTAATGTTGCTTCTAATACTTCAATTAAATGCAACAATTCAACGGGTTGATTATTACCAATATTATACACTTTATAGGGGGCTGTTGTATGTTGATTTTCACCCGGTTGAGGAATTCTATCTAAGGTACGAATTACGCCTTCGACAATATCATCAATATAGGTAAAATCTCGTTGCATTTTTCCATAATTAAACACATCAATGGGTTTATCTTCGAGAATGGCTTTGGTAAAAATAAACATTGCCATATCGGGACGACCCCAAGGGCCATAAACAGTAAAAAATCGTAATCCCGTTGAGGGAATATTGTATAAATGGCTATAACTATGGGCGATTAATTCATTAGCTTTTTTAGTTGCTGCATATAAGCTGACGGGATAGTCTACATTATCTTCAACGGAAAAGGGAATTTTCTTATTTTCCCCATAAACGGAACTGGAAGAGGCATATACTAAATGTTGAATTTGAGAATGGCGACAGCCTTCTAAAATATTCAAAAATCCGACTAAATTACTATCAAGATAAGCATAGGGATTTTTTAAAGAATATCGTACTCCTGCTTGGGCGGCAAGATGAGCCACTCGTTCAAAATTTCCCTCAGTAAATAACTGATTCATTCCCTCTCGGTCAGCTAAATCTAGTTTTTTAAAAGTAAATCCTTCCCGATTTTTTAATTGGTCTAAACGGGCGTGTTTCAGAGACACATCATAATAATCATTAATATTATCAATTCCGATAACAGTATCTCCTCGGTCTAATAACCGTTGACACAAATGAAATCCAATAAATCCAGCCGCACCAGTGACTAATAAATTTGCCATTTTTTTATAAACTCCAGTAGTGAATATGAGAGGGAATTAAATTAGGGTTAAGAACAGACTTGACATCCATCACGACACCTTTATTTCCTAAACACCCTAATAGTTTTTCTACAGGAAGGTCGAGGTAAGTTTGATGGGGAACCGCAAGAATCATCGCATCTAGGTTCAATAAATCTGACCACTTTACTAATGTCATAGCATATTCTTGTTGAGTGGCAACAGGGTCAGCTAAGGGGTCATGAATTAACGGTTGAATTCTAAATTGATGAAGTTCCGCCACAATATCAGGAACGCGACTATTGCGTAAATCAGGTACATTTTCTTTAAAGGTTAATCCTAAAATTCCAACTTTTGCACTAGGAATGGAACAATTGGCTTGAATTAACAGTTTAACTAAACGTTGAGCTAAATAAGTTCCCATGCTATCATTAATCCGTCTTCCCGCTAAAATAACTTGGGGATGATAGCCTAATTCTTCGGCTTTTGCCGTTAAATAATACGGGTCAACACCAATACAATGACCGCCAACTAATCCAGGGGTAAAAGGTAAAAAGTTCCATTTGGTTCTAGCTGCATTTAATACATCTTGAGTGCGGATATTTAAGTGATCAAAAATAATAGCTAATTCATTCATTAAAGCAATATTTAAGTCTCGTTGAATATTTTCTATCACTTTCGCTGCTTCTGCAACTTTAATCGAAGGTGCACGATAAACCCCGGCTTGAATAATGCAGCTATAAACTTCAGTAATACTATTTAAGGTGGGTTCATCTTCTCCTGAAACCACTTTCACAATTTTTTCTAAGGTATGGGATTTATCCCCCGGATTAATTCGTTCTGGAGAATAGCCTAATTTAAAATCAATTCCTTGTTTTAAACCAGAAATTTGGGCTAATATTTTACCACAGATTTCTTCTGTTACCCCTGGATAAACCGTTGATTCATAAACAATAATATCTCCGGGTTTTATTACTTTTCCTAAGAGTTCAGAAGCTTTAATTAAGGGGGTTAAGTTGGGTTGATTATTTTTATCAACAGGCGTGGGAACTGCTACAATATAAAAGTTACAGTCTTTTAAATCTTGAAGAGATGCTGTAAATTTTAAAGATGAATTTTTTAACCGTTCTGGGTCAATTTCTCCGGTAATATCAATTCCTTGTTTTAAAGCTTCAACTCGTTCTAGTTTAATATCAAATCCAACGGTTTCGGGGAAAACTTCAGCAAAGGCAATGGCAACAGGTAAACCTACATATCCTAAACCAAGAACAGCAATGCGATGGGAATGAGAATACATTATGATTTGAAAGATAAAAGATTAGGGGATTATGACATCGAACAAGAATTAATCACGTCACCCGCCGTTCTAAAAGTATACCCTAATTGTTGTAACCAATATAGTAAACAATTTAGGGTTTTTAAGGCTGAACCTTGTTGACGAGTATACCATACTTTTGCTCCCCAGGGAATTGATAAATCCTCGACGGAATAGGCTGGAATAAAATCAAAGGGGTGCATATAAACTTGAACAATAGGCGGAAGGGGAGAAACTGAGGATAACAGTTGAATTAAGGATAATTGAAATAAATCAATCCATAATAACCCCATCGGTAATGGAATTAAGGGTAAACTATTAACGGGAATTTCCCAGATATTATCTTGTAAATAGGGTTCAATTGGAACATTTTGATTATTAAACCGAGAAGGCATTTTTCCAGCAAAAACCGAGGAATCATACTCATAATTAGTTTGTTTTAAATACTGATATAATCCTTCAGGAATTCGAGCTTGAGGCGCACGAAATCCTCGTATTTTTTGACCTGTATACTCTTCTAAAATCGCTTTTGATTTTGCTAATTCTTTGATAATCTCATCTTTTGATAGTTCAGGCATTTTTCGATGGGTAAAACCATGAGAACCGATTTCAAATTTTTTTTGAATCGAAATATTAATTTCTTCTTGAATATAGGGAACAATTTCTCCATTAATAAATAAAGTTGCGGGGCATTGATATTGATTTAGAATCTCAAAAATCTTCGGTAAACCCACTTTAACTCCTCGAATTGTTTCTGTAGAAGCGGGAAGTCTTCCTCCCCAGTCCGTTTCAACATCAATGGAAATAATTGCTGTTTTAGATAATTTTTGATTCATGATTTTATCCTCCTAACTCTGTAAGGGCGGGGTTCTCCCGCCCCTACGTTTTCTGACCCAGGGTGGGCGAACCTCGCCCCTACATCTGTTTCATTTCTCGACGAATTGCTGATAATTGATCCGCTAATATTCCATAGAAAAAGATTATGATTCCTGATAATAATATAATCACATCTCGATCCGCTAGGTTATCTTCTAATATTATGCCTGAAATCGAACTAATTAAACCTGCAACAATTAAAAATAAACTGACGGGTAAAAATACTCTTAAAGGGGCAAATAACACCACAATTCTAATAATTAACAAAATGGTATTTAATCCATCTCTAACAATTTTAACTGAACTGGGACGACCCACTCGTTGATTAATAATAATCGGAACCCACTGAATTAACCACCCATTATTAATTAAGGCAATGGTTGTTGTGGTACTAAAGGAAAATCCATCGGGGGCAAGGTGCATACAATCAAAAATTGCTTCTCGTCTCATGACTCTTAAGCCCGAATTTAAGTCAGGAATCTTCCATCCTGTCACCCAATTCGCTACCCATTTTAAGATTAATTTTCCAGGTTTTCTTAAAAATGGAACAGGTGAATTATAACGAGTTCCTATCGCAACATCTGCATCGCCTAACGCCATTAATAAACTCGCTAATTGTTCAGCATCGTGTTGACCATCAGCATCTGCAATGGCAATTAATCCATATTTTGCTTTACGAATTCCTGTTTTTAAAGCCGCACCATAACCCCGATTTCGACCCTGACGAATGACTTTTGCTCCCGCTTGCTTTGCCTTTTCTGCTGTTGAATCCGTTGAACAATCATCAACCACTAAAACCTCAAATTCGCCTCCAGTTGGTTTCAAGAGGTTAATCATTCCCGTCACAACCGTTGCAATTGCGGCTTCTTCATTAAAGGCAGGAATGACTAAAGACAGTCCTTTTCCTTCCGCTAAGGTTGTTTGAATTGCCGTTGTTAACTCTCCATCCACCACTTGATACATATCGTTTATCTGCTGAATTTCTCAACCTATTGTATTATCTGAAAGGATCAGACTCGGATTTCGGGTCAATTATATCTGATTTTGGATCAATTTTTAGATGCTAGTATCCCGTCTCCAGAAGTTTTTAACCGCCCCAGAAGATCATCGATTTAGCCCTCGAATGATCTTTTGGTTGACCTTGAGTCTAGTTTTCTCCATTAGTTTTGCCATTCCGCCTTTACAAAAAGCTTTCAGTGGAGAATATTTAATCATGGATGATGCCCGACAACATCTATTTTGGATGCAACGGTTTGTTGATCCTGATTTATTTCCTAATGATTTAATTGCTGATTTTTATCAATCCATTACGCCTTCGGGTGTGAGTGGATTTTATCATTTGATGGCAAATTTAGGGATTAATCCTCTGCTTTTAAATAAGATTTTACCTTTATTTTTAGGATTATTAACGACTCTTTTTTGCTTTGGGATTTGTATTGAACTTTTACCTGTCCCAACGGTTGGTTTTATTGGGTCTTTATTGTTGAATCAAAATCTTTGGTTACATGGGGAATTAACAACGGCTGTTAGTAGCGGTTTTGCTTATCCCGCGTTTCTATCTTTTCTCTATTTCTTGTTACGTCGATCTCCTCTGGGCGTGGGAATTTGTATGGCAATTATGGGGAATATTTATAGCCCCTTAATGTTAGTTGCTTCTGGGGTTTTAATTTTGCGGTTAATTCAGTGGGAAAAAGGGAAACTGCAATTTTCTAATAATCGTCAGGATTATATCATTTCGGCTGTTGGTTTAGGGGTTGCAACCTTAGTGATTATCCCTTATTTTTTCTCTACTTCTGAATATGGCCCGACCATTTCAGCCCAAGAAGCTAAAACGATGCCGGAATTTTTAGATAAGGGAAGAACAGCATTTTTCTATAGCAATAGGGGGTTAAATTTTTGGTTTAAAAATAGTCGCAGTGGCCTTAAAATTTCCCTGAATCCGCCTTTAGTTATATTAGGATTTTTCTTACCAATTTTGTTCCGATTTCCCCGTCAGTTTCCGTTGGTGGAAAAAATTAGTTCTAAAATTAATATTCTGCTGTATTTAATCCTAACATCTATAGGGTTATTTGCGATCGCCCATCTCTTATTGTTTAAGTTATTTCTTCCCAGTCGCTACACCAGTCATAGTTTCCGCATCATTTTAGCGATTTCAACAGCAATTTTTTTAATTGTTGTCTTAGATGGGATTTTTCAAGCTACTCTTAAACAAATTATTGCTTTAGCATCAACGGTTGTATTTAGTTTTGTGCTAATTTTTTATCCGTTTTTTATTTGGGGAAAAGCTTTTCCACGAACTGCTTATACCATTGGAACAGATCCAGCAGTTTATCAGTTTTTACAACAACAACCGAAAGATACTTTAACGGCTTCTTTATCCTTAGAAGCAGATAATTTACCCATTTTTTCTCAACGTCCGGTTTTAGTTTCCTGGGAACACGCTTTACCGTATCAAAAGGGATATTATCGTCAAATTAAACCTAGGGTTTTAGATTTAATTTTTGCCCAATATAGCCCCAATTTAGACACAGTGAAACAGTTTATTCAGAAGTATGGCGTTGATTATTTTCTGATTGATCAAAAAGCTTTCAGTCCTGAATATATGACCGAGAATGTTTGGTTTAAACAATGGCCAGATCAAGGAAAACAAGCCTTAAGTCAACTTCAAGGAAAACAACAACCGATCCTGTTACAATCGTGGAATCGTTGTACTATCTATCAAAATCAACTCTATCGTCTGGTAAAAGCAGATTGTCTCATCAAATAACCCGCAGGGTGCGTAAGCGCAGCGCACACACTACCTGACATTTTATTATCGCAGTTTTTGACACACTCACCAGCTAACCATAGGCTCATTTAGGGAGGTCAATCATGTTAAAAAAAAGTTTAA from the Planktothrix tepida PCC 9214 genome contains:
- a CDS encoding site-2 protease family protein; this translates as MNGSIRVGNLFGIPFYINVSWFIVLALMTLSYGGSLAAQFPQLGLGLPFLLGLIAALLLFASVLAHELGHSFVAIKQGINVKSISLFLFGGLASLDQEAKTPAGAFWIAIAGPLVSLFLFVGLTLMGSSLTIAAPLTALINLLAYVNLALAVFNLIPGLPLDGGNILKALIWKITGNQFKGIVFASRVGQGFGWLAILLGFLPLFAGGSINFWTILIGWFLLSNAGILAKDATLRNQLSQFTAEDALVDENPIVPQTLSLRTFVNDYIIGKTATRQFLVTNEAGELVGQISGDDLKTIPTSQWPLIQVQEVMQPVEFSTTVDAQQPLLDVVTVLEQQQLNELPVVRNGVLVGFIEKASIRRLLEQRLQANPA
- a CDS encoding NAD-dependent epimerase, with the translated sequence MANLLVTGAAGFIGFHLCQRLLDRGDTVIGIDNINDYYDVSLKHARLDQLKNREGFTFKKLDLADREGMNQLFTEGNFERVAHLAAQAGVRYSLKNPYAYLDSNLVGFLNILEGCRHSQIQHLVYASSSSVYGENKKIPFSVEDNVDYPVSLYAATKKANELIAHSYSHLYNIPSTGLRFFTVYGPWGRPDMAMFIFTKAILEDKPIDVFNYGKMQRDFTYIDDIVEGVIRTLDRIPQPGENQHTTAPYKVYNIGNNQPVELLHLIEVLEATLGKPAIKNFMPIQPGDVPMTYADVDALIQDVNFQPNTSIEVGVQRFVEWYRSYYQV
- a CDS encoding nucleotide sugar dehydrogenase, with amino-acid sequence MYSHSHRIAVLGLGYVGLPVAIAFAEVFPETVGFDIKLERVEALKQGIDITGEIDPERLKNSSLKFTASLQDLKDCNFYIVAVPTPVDKNNQPNLTPLIKASELLGKVIKPGDIIVYESTVYPGVTEEICGKILAQISGLKQGIDFKLGYSPERINPGDKSHTLEKIVKVVSGEDEPTLNSITEVYSCIIQAGVYRAPSIKVAEAAKVIENIQRDLNIALMNELAIIFDHLNIRTQDVLNAARTKWNFLPFTPGLVGGHCIGVDPYYLTAKAEELGYHPQVILAGRRINDSMGTYLAQRLVKLLIQANCSIPSAKVGILGLTFKENVPDLRNSRVPDIVAELHQFRIQPLIHDPLADPVATQQEYAMTLVKWSDLLNLDAMILAVPHQTYLDLPVEKLLGCLGNKGVVMDVKSVLNPNLIPSHIHYWSL
- a CDS encoding polysaccharide deacetylase family protein encodes the protein MNQKLSKTAIISIDVETDWGGRLPASTETIRGVKVGLPKIFEILNQYQCPATLFINGEIVPYIQEEINISIQKKFEIGSHGFTHRKMPELSKDEIIKELAKSKAILEEYTGQKIRGFRAPQARIPEGLYQYLKQTNYEYDSSVFAGKMPSRFNNQNVPIEPYLQDNIWEIPVNSLPLIPLPMGLLWIDLFQLSLIQLLSSVSPLPPIVQVYMHPFDFIPAYSVEDLSIPWGAKVWYTRQQGSALKTLNCLLYWLQQLGYTFRTAGDVINSCSMS
- a CDS encoding glycosyltransferase family 2 protein, which encodes MYQVVDGELTTAIQTTLAEGKGLSLVIPAFNEEAAIATVVTGMINLLKPTGGEFEVLVVDDCSTDSTAEKAKQAGAKVIRQGRNRGYGAALKTGIRKAKYGLIAIADADGQHDAEQLASLLMALGDADVAIGTRYNSPVPFLRKPGKLILKWVANWVTGWKIPDLNSGLRVMRREAIFDCMHLAPDGFSFSTTTTIALINNGWLIQWVPIIINQRVGRPSSVKIVRDGLNTILLIIRIVVLFAPLRVFLPVSLFLIVAGLISSISGIILEDNLADRDVIILLSGIIIFFYGILADQLSAIRREMKQM